Proteins from one Triticum aestivum cultivar Chinese Spring chromosome 7A, IWGSC CS RefSeq v2.1, whole genome shotgun sequence genomic window:
- the LOC123154484 gene encoding auxin-responsive protein SAUR71 yields MAASVQTPCFLSLTSSLIPRQEPASASKSLEVSAVDRSSNNMKRLLSRLSRVAAADACAAAAYQPLRPDAAAKGSSAVSSPSSSFFGARRLSRGAWVPQGHVPVCVGEEGGPVERFAVRAELLGQPAFKALLWRSAQEYGYGHPGALRIPCAVANFRRLLLGLSDPGCKATDDDDAALYY; encoded by the coding sequence ATGGCCGCCTCAGTACAAACGCCTTGTTTCCTCTCACTCACCTCTAGTCTCATCCCTCGCCAAGAACCCGCCTCCGCTTCCAAGAGTCTCGAGGTCTCCGCCGTCGACCGAAGCAGCAACAACATGAAGCGCTTGCTGAGCCGGCTCTCCCGCGTGGCCGCCGCCGACGCCTGCGCAGCCGCCGCGTACCAGCCGCTCCGGCCCGACGCTGCGGCCAAGGGCTCCTCCGCAGtctcctctccctcgtcctcatTCTTCGGCGCGCGAAGGCTCAGCAGAGGCGCGTGGGTGCCGCAGGGGCACGTGCCGGTGTGCGTCGGCGAGGAGGGCGGCCCCGTGGAGCGCTTCGCCGTGCGCGCCGAGCTCCTGGGCCAGCCGGCGTTCAAGGCCCTGCTCTGGCGCTCTGCGCAGGAGTACGGCTACGGTCACCCAGGAGCGCTCCGCATCCCCTGCGCTGTGGCCAacttccgccgcctcctcctcggcctctcCGACCCCGGCTGCAAGGCCACCGACGACGACGATGCCGCGCTCTACTATTAG